AGAAGAGCTTTATAATCCATGTCAATAACTTTATTTGTGTGACAAAACCACGTGCCAtttagcatatatatatatattcatttttttattgcGTTTGTAAAGTTTCTTTTTCATTGTCAACAGATATTTAGGATTCCAACATTTTTAGAAAtttataatcatttttattttcatataagtTTAAAGAAAACATTGAGAACCCGAGTTGGATAAGTATAGTTGGAAGACATATTGATggtttaattaaacaaaataaattacatatctCACACAAATGTTTAATTACACTAAACAGCAAAAAACTGTGGGAGATACGCAACGTCTCATATTTAAAACTGCGTTAAAACTTGATTGTTCGAATGAGATTATTTTTACCTTTTCTCTCTTCCTCGTTACTATTATAAGGAGtacttaaataataaacaaattgATAAATTCATAAAAAGTTGAATTTCGTCTTTTTCATTGCCTCATTCTCTCACTGGATGCCAAACTCAGCCAGCCTGTTGAAAGCGATCCTTTATAATGTCATTTGGTTAAATTCATCAGTGTCCACCTCAGTtcatctctctttctctctctctctctctctctctctctctctctcacacacacacacacacacacacacacacacacacattcttcTATTGAATCTGGCCATCAATAATCAGTCAACTAAAGGAAAGCTATTGGCTGATTTGAGCAAGCAGAAACAACTGAAATGTCCACGCGCGCTTGTGCACTATCTGCATTGGTAAGTGTCATACTTGCAAACGTACCGGGTAACGATAATCTCCTCGGTTATGTTTTGTCCTCCAACTGATTTCTTTGGTCTGCGAGTGCATTGCAATCGGTGGCAGCTGCAATGTCACCTAGGGGAGAACAACATGTTCGGCTGTTCTTTCTGtactgtctgtctgcctgtttgtcaGCATGCGCCGCAGATTTGTGCAACTGGAGAGGAAGGTAAGGCATCATTGACAAGTTTTATTTTatgatttctttttaaaaagcgTTGATTTCACAATTTAACTAAAATCCTGTTTGTATTCTTTTTCATGCAAGTACCCGCTGTTAATCCCAGGTTAAGCTTGTGAAGAATTTCTATAGgttcatataaaaatatataatatacatgtatatgtaaatgtagGCTTATCtatgtataatttatttatacatcaaatatatatttataaatattttttgcaaatatttctatatatcatttatttatatataatttttctgTCTTGCAATTTTTAATTTCTAATCCATAACGCCTATCTTCATATTTCCAGTAGAGTGACTGATGAAATATCAGAACATTTAATTAGTTTTACCTGTGTCCGATTTATTTGCCAGATTGAAGTAAGAGATTACGCATAGCCTGCTGAAATTTAATCGAAAAATTAATGAGAACTAATAAATGAACCTTTGATTGAGGGGTTAAAATGTAAACTAAATATTTCCAGGTTTAAAAAAAgaccaaaaaaatgtaatattggTTCTTAGAAAGTACTTGGCTATATTTCATAGCAAGATTTCATATTGTACTTAGCGTCTTAATTAAACTCCACATCAATACAAATGCAGGTGACTCGCCTTGACACTAACATTGTCTGCTCTCGCCCCAGTGGATTACTTCGGGATCCCCAGTCCCGCGTCGTGCAGCAGGTGCGCTTACGCTGCACTGAGGGCGCCGTGGAGTGGATGTACCCCAGTCAGGCATTGCGGGTCGTGCTAGAACCCAACCTGTCCTCCGCACGCCACAGCACCGTCTGCATTAAGCCTTTCGGGGGTTTCGGCGGCGCTAGCGCGTATATCGAGCGTGCGGGACAGCTGCACCTGCTGGTGACTGAGGGCGGGAGGCCGGAGCAGGTGTACTGCTTTCGTGCGGACGGACCGCAGAAACCGGCCATTTTTCTCCAGGCGACACTCCAGAGGGACATCGGCCGCCGCACCGTGGGCTTCCGATACGAGCTGCTGAGCAATGGGAGCACCGCGCCCGGCTTCCCCCCCACTATGGTGCAGGGTAAGAGCCGGTGGAAGATCAGAGCTACAGTGTTTTGGTGTGCAGGACAGGAAGCTGTTTTTGTGCTTCTGTGTTTTGAAGGGATGTTATAATATATGCAGTTTTGTTTCCTTATTTTTcgcttatttatttttgca
This genomic window from Paramormyrops kingsleyae isolate MSU_618 chromosome 22, PKINGS_0.4, whole genome shotgun sequence contains:
- the LOC111843296 gene encoding meteorin-like protein, whose product is MSPRGEQHVRLFFLYCLSACLSACAADLCNWRGSGLLRDPQSRVVQQVRLRCTEGAVEWMYPSQALRVVLEPNLSSARHSTVCIKPFGGFGGASAYIERAGQLHLLVTEGGRPEQVYCFRADGPQKPAIFLQATLQRDIGRRTVGFRYELLSNGSTAPGFPPTMVQAECRPCNDTELLLAVCSSDFVVRGSISDVSHDSRRQMSLVEVSVERVFRQRSSVFERQTGGEGPWRGRMLTLRRCRVKAGGGHFLFTGAEHFGEAWLGCAPRYTDFVSVYRAALRTGQNHCEFALD